The window GGCCCTCGAGCTGCGGCGGCGGCACCAAGCCGAGGGACTGATAGGCGCGGATGTTCCGGGTGCTGAGGCCCGTGACCTGGGCCGCTCCCTCGATTCGCAAGGCCGGCGTTTGCGCCATAGATTGACGTTACATCGATCGATGGCAGAAGGGGAGCCGGGCCCGTGGACCCGATCGAGCGGCACGGCCGGGCCGTGGCCGGCTTCACGGCGGTCGTCGAGTGCGTCGGCGCTGAGCGCTGGGGTCGCCCGACGCCGTGCCCCGAGTGGGACGCCCGGGCGGTCGTCGAGCACGTGATCGGCTTCCACGAGTTCCTCCTCCTGCGCCCGCTCGGGGTTCGAGCCCATCGACCGCGCCACGGCCCGGAGGCGCGGTGGCTCGCGACCGAGGCTGGCATTCGGCGCGTGCTGGCCGATCCGGAACGGCTCGGCGACGACGCCGAGTACTTCGACGGGGTCCGCCGCTCGCCGGCCGAGGTGCTCGCAGCTCTCGCGACTGACACCCTGATCCACACCTGGGACCTGGCCCGCGCCGTCGGCGCGCCGGCGCGACTCGACCCGGAGCTGTGCGAGCTGAGCTACCGAGAGCTGGCCGGCTCGGGCGCACCCGGTGACCGCTCCGACCTCTTCGGGCCCGCCGTCGCAGTCCCGTCCGGGGCCGACATCGAGGACCGTCTGCTGGGGCTCGTCGGACGGGATCCGGGGTGGCGCGCCGCGCCGGGCCCGAACCGGGCGGCCCGCTAGAGCGGCGGACGGGAATCGAACCCGCGTCATCGCCTTGGAAGGGCGAGGCTCTGCCGTTGAGCTACCGCCGCGCTCGAACCCCCCGCGTGAGGCGGTCCGCGTCGGTCACAGTCTGGCCGGCCCGGTTGCGACTCGCCATCTGATCCACGCGCCGACGGCCCGGCGTCGCGACGTTCGCTCCGGGCACGCGGCGGCCGAAGCCGCGTGGTCGGGGAGGGGGGATTTGAACCCCCGACCGCCTGCCCCCAAAGCAGGAGCTCTGCCGAGCTGAGCTACTCCCCGGGCGCTCGACAGCGTATCGGTCCCCCGAGCGCCGGCACCGAGCGACGTGCACGCAGGCCGCACGATCGGTCACCGTGGGGCGGACCGAGCATGGCTGAGGACCGACCGCGCCGCCCGATAGGCGCGCGCCGCGGCGTCGCGCACGGGACGGGCCTGCTCCGTGGTCGACATGATCTCGACCGAGTACGGGACGTCCACGCCGGTCTCGTCGAGCGCGCGGACCAACCCAGTCAGATCGAATGCGCCGTCGCCCGGGAGACGGCGTCGGAACATGGTGTCCTCGAACAGTGGTCCGACCGGCTGCGGGTCGGCGTCGTCGAGCTGCACCCCGACGAGGTGCTCGGGCGGAATCGACCGCAACAGCTGTGGGTCGGGTGTGCCGCGGAAGTAGTGCCACGCGTCGACGAGCACGCCGCCGTTCGGGCGCGCGGCGCGGCGAACGACGTCCCACGCCGACCGGAGGTCCGGGAACGCGGACCAGGGGAGGAACTCGAACGCGACTCGAATGCCGTGCTCGGCGGCCCGGTCGCACAGCTGCCCGAATCGCTCCGTGACCAGGGCGGCCGGCGGGCCGGATCCGGGGGCGTTGAGGTCTCCGACGTTGACGTGGTCGGGCGCGAAGACGTCAGCCATCGCCAGCAGCGTCGCCTCGCGCTCCGAGGCCTGGCGGCCGCGGTCGCCGTCCTCGGCCCAGTCGTAGTGGAACTCCACCTCGAGGACGGCGATCCCGTGATCGTCGAGGACGCGCCGCAGCTCGGCGTCGGAGGTCCCGGCCGCCCGCATCGCGGCGTAGTCGTCGGCGAGGAGCCCGACACCGACGAACCCGGCCTCGGCCGCCGCCGCCACCCGTTCCTCGAAGGGGAACCGAGGGGGCTGACCGACGGGCGCGCCCGCCAGCGTGTAGTAGCTGGCGATCAGCTCGTCGCGGCCGCTCACGATGCGTCCCCCTCGGCCGATGGACCGTAGCAAGCAGGCACCGCGGGCGGCTCGAGCGGCCCGCGCCGTACTCGCAGCCACGGGCTTGCGCCAGGCGGGGCTCTTAGCGAGGTCTCAGGTCCGGTTTGGGACCATGTGACGTCGCCCAGCAAGGAGCGAACATGAGCGACGAGACACCCGAACCGGTCGGAGCCACCGGCGAAGCGCCGACCCAGCCGTCCTCGCCAGCACCGCCACCGCCTGCGTCCGGTGCCCGGGCGCCGCTGCACGTGCCGAGATGGTTGGCCGCCGTGGTCGCCGCCGTGGTCCTGGTGGGGGCGGGCTTCGGAATCGGATGGGTCGCCGCCCCCGGGGGCGGTCACGACCACGCCGAGCAGCCCATCGGTCGCGTGTTCCCGGGCGGACCCGGCGGCTTCCAGGGCCCGGGCAACGGGCCGCTCGTCCCAGGCACGCGCAGCCGGGCGCTCCTCGGCGTCCAGACCCAAGTGGCCTCCGGTGGCCAGTCGGGGGCACAGATCCAGACCGTGCAGTCGGGCAGCCCGGCGGAGCAGGCCGGGCTCAAAGCCGGCGACGTGATCACCGCCATCGACGGCAACGCCGTCGCGTCGCCCGAGCAGCTCGCAGCGCAGGTCTTCGCCCACCAACCCGGCGACCAGATCACGGTCACCTACACGCGCAGCGGCAGCTCGGCGCAGGCGACGGTGAAGCTCGGCACCCGTTCGGCACCGAGCTAGGACCGCTCCGGCACCTAGGCGTGCACGTCGGGCCGACGGCAATGGCCGCTTCAGCCTGATCACCGAGGCCGAGTCCCGACCGGTAGCGTCGCGGCCCGCGGCGAACCGCGCCGGGAGCGAGCGAGGTACCGGTGAACAGGTCGACCAGCGGTCGCAGCGCGGGCCGCGCCCCGAGCGCGGGGGGCGCGCCGCGCGCGCGCCACACCCGTGCCCGCCCCCTGCTCCTCGTGGCCGCGTCCGTCGTCGCGGCCGCGGCCTGCAGCGGTGGCGGTGGGTCGACCAGCACGCGGTCGTCCACCTCGACGACCACCACGACCAAGGCGGCCAGCGTTCAGACCGTGCCCGGCATGCCGCCGGTCATCGATCCCTCCAACCTGTACAGCCAAGCCGGGACCAACATGCTCAGCCCGGCGGTGGCGGGCGCCCTCCCACGCGTCTACGTCCCGAACCTCTTGTCGAACACCGTGTCCGTGATCGACCCTGCCACCCGCACGGTCATCGACACCTATCCGGTCGGCAGCAACCCCCAACACGTCGTGCCGTCCTACGACCTGCAGACCCTCTGGGTGACGAACAACGCCGAGGGTCAGCCGATCGGCAGCCTCACGCCGATCGACCCGAGGACCGGCAAGCCCGGCGCGTCCGTCAGCGTCCCGGATCCGTACAACATGTACTTCAGCCCGGACGGCAAGTCCGCGATCGTGGTCGCCGAGGCGCTCAAGCGGCTCGACTTCCGCGACCCGCACACGATGGCGCTGCAGTACTCGATCCCGACGCCGAACTGCGCCGGTGTCAACCACGCCGACTTCACGATCGACGGGCACTTCATGATCGCCAGCTGCGAGTTCCAGGGCAGCCTCGTCAAGGTCGACCTTGTCAATCGGCAGGTCGTCGGCTACCTGACCGTCGTCGCGAGCGGCATGCCGCAGGACATCCGGGTCTCGCCCGACGGCAAGACGTTCTATGTCGCCGAGATGACGACGGGCCGCGTCTACCTCGTCGATCCGAACACCTTCTCGCTCACGGGCTCGATCGTCACCGCGACCGGCTCCCACGGCCTCTACTTCAGCCGCGACGCCACGAAGCTCTACGTCTCGAACCGCGGGTTCCCGAGCCTCCAGGGCGTCCACCCCCACGGGCCGGGCAGCGTCAGCGTCATCGACCTCAGGACGAACCAGGTCTCGGCGACGTGGCCCGTCCCCGGCGGCGGGAGCCCGGACATGGGCAACGTCACCGCCGACGGCCGCCAGCTCTGGCTCAGCGGGCGCTACGACAGCTCCGTGTACGTCTTCGACACCGCCAGCGGCGCCGTCACCACGATCGCGGTGGGCACCCAGCCCCACGGCCTGTGCGTCTGGCCCCAGCCCGGCCGCTACTCGGTCGGCCACACCGGCATCCTGCGCTGAGGCGGCCGGCCGCACGGCCCGGGTGGCGGCAGGTCCCCGACGACGTCCTGGCGTCCCGCCAGACTGGTTCCGATGGCTGCCACACCACCGGCCCGCGCGCGGCTCGACCGCGAGACGCCGCGCCGGCTCATCCGCTTCCTCACCAGCGTCGAGGACGTCGTCTACCTGGCGCTCGCCCTGAGCCTGGTCGGGATCGCGATCGCGGGGCTTTACAACACCATCAGCGACTTGCTGAGCAGCAGCGGCGCCTTCGCGCCGACGATCACGAACGCGGTGAGCGGCATTCTCTTCGTCGTCATCGTGCTGGAGATCTTCCGCACCCTGGTGGCCCACCTCGAGGGCGGCGGGTTCCAGCTCCTTCCGTTCCTGGTCATCGGCATCATCTCGGCCGTCCGGCACCTCCTGCTCGTCGGCGCGCGCTCGGTGAACGGGAGCACGGCGTTCAACCACGCCCAGATCGAGCTCGGTGTGAGCGCCGGCGTGGCGCTCGTCCTCGCGATTGCCCTGGTCCTCGTCCAGCGCAGCGGGACGTCGAGCGCCGACGAGGGCGAGTAGCCGCGCCGGAGCTTCGACCGGTCACGACCGCGAGACCCGCGCCATGACCCGGCGGCGCCGAGGGCGGCTCGTGGCGCCGCTGACCGTCGCCCTCGCCGCGTGCGGGGGAGCCGCGGGGCACGTGGCGCGGTCCACCACGACGGCACCGCCGCCATCCACCGCGCCGGCCACCACGACGACGACGCTCCCCGCTGGGCTCCCGGTCGGGACGCTGGGCGTCGGCACCCGGGTCGACCAATACGTCGACACCAGCCGGCCCACCCCGCCCAACGGTGGAGCGCCGGGCGCCCCGACGCGCACGATGGCGACCTCGGTCTGGTACCCGGCGTCGACGGCGGCAGGCGCGGCACCGGTGGCGAACGCGGCGGCCGACCTCGCGCACGGGCCGTACCCGCTCGTCGTGTTCGCGCACGGCTTCGCGGTCACGCCGGGCACCTACGCCGAGCTGCTGGCCCGCTGGGCGTCTGCGGGCTACGTCGTCGTGGCACCGGCGCTGCCCCTGCTGAACGGCGACGCCCCGGGCGGCGCCAGCCACGCCGACTACGGGCCGCCGAACATCGCCGACCTCGACTTCGTGCTCGGCGAGGCGCTGCGGCGGGCGGCGACGCCCGGCGACCCCCTCGCAGGGCTCGTCGACGCCACGAAGGTCGCGGTCACCGGACACTCGGACGGCGAGGTGCTGGCCTACGAGCTCGCCTTCGTGTCGTGCTGCCACGATCCCCGCGTGAAGGCCGCGATCCCGATGGCGGGCGACCTCGCCAACGCCCGCGCCCTGCCCACCGCCACCGGCGTGCCGGTGCTCCACATCATGGACGACCACGACCAGTACGACCCCTACCCGGCGTCCATCGCCTTCGATCGTCAGAGCCTCCCGACCCCCCGCCAGCTGCTCACCCTCGTCGCGGCGAACCACCTGCCCCCGTTCACCCAGCCGTCCGACCCGCACTTCGACCTTGTCGCCCGCGCCACGGTCGACTTCCTCGACGCGACGTTGAAGAACCGGCCGGATGGCCTCGCCGCACTGCAGTCGCTCGTGGCGTCGGCGCCGACCGTGGCCGCCCTCGAGCAGTGATGCGGGGGCCGGGCGACGCGTCGGAGCACGGCCCGACCGACGTCGTCAGGTCGCGCGCGGCCTCGTCGGCGCCCCTCGGCCGTAGAGTCCGGCCCGATGCCACAGGGCGTGCGTGTCCCGGGGCTCCGGGCCCTCGCGGCGTCGACCGCGCTGGCGCCGGTCGCCGCGATCGCGCTGAGCGGCTGCTCGGGCGGGGGCGGGCTGGACGTGGTTGCTCTTCAACGCTCGATCACCGCGCAGGCACGCGCGGCCTACCCCGCGCTGGCGCCGACGGCGACGACGTGCCGGGGCGTCAGCGACCAGCGCCCGTTTGTCTGCTCGGTCCGCACCGCCACCGCGCCGCTCCGGGTGCGCGTGCGCCCGGCCCCGCGCGGCCGCGTCACCGTCGACACCGAGCAGACCGTGTTCGCGACCCAGGCGGCGTCCGCCTTCGTCATCGCCAACGGCTCGCTGCCGTCACTCGCCAGCTGCGGGACCGGCTCCACGATCGTGGCCGACCCCGGGAGCGTGGTGCCCTGCGACGTCACGTTCACCGACGGCACCAAGCAGTCGGCGCAGCTCCGGGTGCTCGACGCCGCCGGCAGCGTCCGGCTCGAGACGCCGGGAGCGCCCGGGCCGACGGGCGCGCCTGCGACCCCCGGCGGGACCGTGTCGTGGTCGCCCATCGGCCGCGCCGTGCTCGGCCGCCCGTCGACCTTCGGCGCCCAGGCCGAGGGGGTCGGGCTGGCCTGGCTCGACCCGCAGCTCCTGCACCCGGTGCTCGTGGCGGGGACGAGCGACCCACCCGGGAGCCCGGGCCCCTGGGGCGGGCAGGTCCCGCCGGCGCAGCGCCCGGCGCTGGCTGCCGCCTTCAACTCGGGCTTCAAGCTCGGTGACGTCCGCGGCGGCTGGGTGGGCTGGGGGACGGTCTGGCGCGCGCCGGAGAACGGGGACGCGTCCCTCGTCGTGGCCACCAGCGGGCAGGCCACCGTCGGCGTCTGGGGGCGCGACGTGTCGGGCGGCCCGGACGTGGCGTACGTGCGGCAGAACCTGACCCTGCTCGTCGACGGCGGGGCGCCGGTGGCCTCGGCGGGCAACCCGGGGGCGTGGGGGGCGAGCATCAGCGGCGCGAACACGTGGCGCTCGGCGCTCGGCGTCGACGCGCACGGTGCGCTCGTGTTCGCCGCCGGCGGCGGAATCACCCCCGCCGTCCTCGCCCGCGCCCTCGTCGCCGCGGGGGTCCAGCGCGCGATGGAGCTCGACATCAACCCGAGCTGGGTCAGCTTCAACACCTACCAGCCCGGGCCCGACGGCGTGCACGGCACGAAGGTGTACGGCCTCCACGCCAACGACCGGTACCTGAGCCCCGACTCGCGCGACTTCATCGCCCTGCTCGTCCGTCCCGTCGTGCAGTCCGGCGCCACCGCCAAGCTCGCCGGGCCACCGCTCCACGCGACCGTGAAGGCCAGCACCAGCTAGGCGGGACCAGCGGCGCGCGCCGGACCCGGCCTCCCGGTCGGGCGCGCGCCCGTGTCCTAGTCTTCGGCCGCCGCCGCGATGCGAGCGAGGAGAACGGCTGGTGCCCGTCCAGACCACGCGCCCGCAGGACTCGCCGCAGACGGTCGTCACCCGCTTCGAGTCGTCGCGCCGACGGTGGTTCGGTCCCGCCGCCGAGCAGCCCTATCGCCGTCGCACGACCGACTGGATCCGAGTCGTCACCGCAGCGGTGGTGCTGGCGGTGCTGTCCGTGCACGCCGGCAGCGTCACCCGCACGGAGCGGACGGTGTTCCAGTTCTTCAACTCGCTGCCGGCCGGGCTGCAGTCGCTCTTCGCCGTCTTCTACCGGCTCGGCGCGCTCTGGGCCGTGGCGCTGGTCGGAGCGGCGGCGCTCGTCGCCCGCCGCTGGCGCCTCGCCCGCGACTTGCTCCTCTCGGGCGCCCTCGCCTGGGGCCTGGCCCGGATCGTGGGCCTCGTCGTCGTCGAGCACGAGAGCCTGCGCCGCAGCCTCTCGGCCATCACCCGCCTCGGCAACACCACCCCGTCGTTCCCGAACGCGCGCCTGGCGCTGGTCGTCGCCGTGGTCGCCGCGGCCTCGCCGTACCTGACCCGCCCCTCCCGGAGGGTGGGCAAGGTCGCCGTGCTCGCCCTGCTGCTGGCCGCGCTGTACCTCGGGGTCGCCTACCCGAACGACCTCGCCGCCGGCGTGGTCCTCGGCTGGGCCGTGGCCGCCCTCGTCCACCTGGCCTTCGGCTCGCCGGGCGGCCACCCGACCGTGGCCCAGGTCGCGGCGACGCTCGCCGAGCTCGGCGTCGACGCCCGTGGGGTGCACCTCGCACCCCACCAACCCGAGGCGGCGACGCTCATGCTCGCCGAAGACGACGGCGGCCCCCTGGGGGTGAAGGTGCTCGGCCGAGACCAGACCGACGCCCAGCTCCTCGCCAAGCTCTGGCGCTTCACGGTCTACAAGGACTCGGGGCCCACCTTCTTCCTCACTCGGCTCCAGCAGCTCCAATACGAGGCGTACGCGATGCTGCTGGCCCGGGAGGCGGGCGTCCGAACCCCCGAGGTGCTCATCGCCGGGAGCGCCGGTCCGTCCACGGCGCTCCTCGTCGGCCGGCCGCCCGCCGGCCCCCGCCTCGCCGAGGCCGACCCCGCCGCTGTCACCGACCCGGTCCTCGACGACCTGTGGCACCAGGTCGCGACGCTCCACGGGGCCCGGGTGTCGCACGGGGTCCTGAACGCCGAGCACGTTGCGCTGAGCCCCGACGGACCGGCGGTCGTGGACTTCCGGTCGGCCACGGTCACCGCGGCGCCGGCCCGCGCCGCCGCCGACGTGGCCGAGCTGCTCACGGCCACCGCCGGGGTGGTGGGCGACCAGCGCGCCGTCGACGCGGCCGTGCGGGGCATCGGGCCGGACGGCATCCTCCTCGCGCTGCGGTTCCTGCAGCCGGCGGCGCTGTCCCGGGAGACCCGGGCCGCCGCCCGCTCCCGGAAGGAGCTCTCCGAGCGGCTGCGCCGGCTTCGGCAGCTCGGGGCCGCCGCCATCGACCGCAGCGAGCCCGAGCTGCTCGAGCTGCACCGGGTCAGCCGGACCAACCTCGTGCTGGCGGTCGGCACCCTCGTCGCCGTCGGCGGGCTCCTGAGCCAGATCGGCCAGCCGAGCCAGCTGTTCCACGCGGTCGCGCACGCCCACTGGCAGTGGCTCGTCGTGGCCTTCGCGCTCTCGATGGCGACGAACCTGGCCTACGCCGTGGCGCTGCTCGGCACCGTCCCCACCCGGCTCCCGCTCGGCCCCACCACCGAGCTGCAGGTCGCCATGTCGTTCTCGAACCTGGCCATCCCGGGCGTGGGCGGCACGGCGGTGCAGATCCGGTTCCTCCAGAAGCAGGGCGTCGACCTGGCCTCGGCCGTCGCCGCCGGCGGGGTGCTGAGCCAGGCCGCGGCGATCGTGACCCAGGTCGCCCTGCTCGGCTTGGCCCTGTGGCTGGCCCCGAACAGGCTCAACCTCGGCAACGTCAACGCCGCCGGCCTGCTGCCGATCCTCCTGATCGTGGCGCTCGTCCTCGGCCTCGCCGCCGCCGTGGTCGTCGGCGTGCCGCAGGTCCGTCGCTTCGCGCTGCCGCCCATCGAGCGCGCGATCACCACGATCTGGGACGCGCTGCGGTCACCCCGACGGCTGTCGATGCTCGTGGGCGGCAACGTGCTCGCCGCGGTCCTGTACGGGTTCTGCCTCGCGGCCTGCCTGGCCGCCTTCGGGCACACGCTCTCGTTCTGGTCCCTGCTGGCGGCCAACATCGTGCTCGGCACCCTCGCCTCCCTGATCCCGATCCCCGGCGGCGGTGCCGCCGTCGGCTCGGTCGGCCTGTCGGGCGCCCTGATCGCGTTCGGCGTCCCGAGCGAGGTCGCGGTCGCGGCCGTGCTCACGAACCAGCTGGTCGTGAACTACCTGCCCGCGGTCCCGGGCTGGTTCGAAACCACCCGGCTCGTGCGCCGCGGCTACGTGTAGTCGGCCCGGCCCGCGGAGCCGGTGCGAGGGGTCCGCGAACCCCACGGGTATCCTGCGGGCTCCGTATGTCTCCGCTCACGACGTCGGTCGAGCCGCTCGAGGGCAACAAGGTGCGGCTGCGCGTCGAGGTCCCCGCCGCCGACTTCGAGCGCGCCGTCGACGCTGCCTTCCGCAAGCTCGCTCGCGAGGTCCGGGTGCCCGGGTTCCGGCCCGGCAAGGCGCCGCGGGCCCTGCTGGAGGCCCGGCTCGGCAGCGACGTCGCTCGCGAGCAGGCGCTGCGCGACGCGCTCCCCGAGTACTACGCGCAAGCCGTCGAGGCCGAGGACATCGACGTGATCGCCGCGCCCGAGATCGACATCACGAAGGGCGAGGACAGCGGCGACGTCGGCTTCGACGCCGTCGTCGAGGTCCGCCCCGTGGTCGAGCTGCCCGGGTCCGACGAGGTTCGGGTCGAGATCCCGAGCCCGGGCGTCACCGACGAGGCCGTCGACGCGCAGGTCGACGCGCTCCGCGACCGCTTCGCCGACCTCGAGGACAAGGGCGGCCCGCTCGCCGACGGCGACTACGCCCAGATCGACATCAAGGCCTACGTCCACGACGAGGTCATCGACGCGCTCAGCGCCACCGACTACCTGTACGAGGTCGGCTCGGGCAGCGTGGTGCCGAAGCTCGACGAGGAGCTGCGCGGGAAGCGCGTGGGCGAGATCCTGAAGTTCAACGACGCGCTGCCCGAGCGGTTCGGCGAGCGGGCTGGCGACGAGGTCTCGTTCCAGGTGCTCGTGAAGGAATCGAAGCGCAAGGTGCTGCCCGAGGCCACCGACGAGTGGGCGTCGGAGGTGAGCGAGTTCGACACCATCGAGGCGCTGCGCGCCGACGCCCGGACCCGGCTCGAGACGATCGCGAAAGTTCGGGCCCAGCTGCTCGTTCGCGACAAGGTGCTCGAAACGGTCGCGGGGCTCGTCGAGGTCCCGATCCCGGACGCCCTCGTGGACCGCGAGGCCGAGCGGCGCCTCCACGACCTGGCCCATCGCCTCGAGCACCAGGGCGCCACGATCCCTGAGTACCTCGCCGCCACCCAGCAGGATCAGGGCGAGTTCGTGGCTGGTGTGCGCGCCGGGGCCACTGATGCCGTGCGCGCCGACCTGGCGTTGCGAGCGGTCGTCGCCCGCGAGCACATCGAGGCGACCGACGACGAGCTCGACCGGGAAGTCGAACGCTTGGCCGAGCGTCTCGAGCAGCAGCCGGCCAAGGTCCGGCGCGATCTCGAACGGAGGGGCGTCTTGGAGGCGATACGCTCGGACATCGCTCGCGGCAAGGCACTCCAGTTCCTGGTCGACCACGCCACCGTCGTCGACGAGGCCGGCCAACCGGTCGACCTGACGCTGCCCGACGAATCGGCCGCCGACGCCGAGACCCCCGCCACCGTCGGCCCTGACGCAGAGGAGCACGTGTGAGCGAGCCAACCCCGACCGGCCCCACCGCCGGCTACGCCTACCTGGTGCCGACGGTCGTCGAGCAGACCAGCCGCGGCGAGCGGGCCTTCGACCTGTACTCGCGGCTCCTCAAGGAGCGCATCATCTTCCTCGGCACGCCGATCGACGACGCGGTCGCGAACCTGCTGATGGCCCAGCTCATCCACCTCGAGAGCGAGGACCCCGACAAGGACATCTCGCTGTACATCAACTCGCCCGGCGGCGAGATCACGGCGCTGATGGCGATCTACGACACGATGCAGTACATCAAGCCCGCCATCCAGACCATCTGCATCGGCCAGGCGGCGTCGGCCGCGGCGGTGCTGCTGGCCGCCGGCACCAAGGGCAAGCGCTACGCGCTCCCGCACGCGCGCATCCTGATCCACCAACCGCACGGCGGCGCGTCCGGCCAGGCCGTCGACATCGAGATCCAGGCCAAGGAGATCACCCGCATGCGCGAGCTGCTGGACCAGATCCTGGCCCACCACACCGGTCAG is drawn from Acidimicrobiia bacterium and contains these coding sequences:
- a CDS encoding YncE family protein, with product MLLVAASVVAAAACSGGGGSTSTRSSTSTTTTTKAASVQTVPGMPPVIDPSNLYSQAGTNMLSPAVAGALPRVYVPNLLSNTVSVIDPATRTVIDTYPVGSNPQHVVPSYDLQTLWVTNNAEGQPIGSLTPIDPRTGKPGASVSVPDPYNMYFSPDGKSAIVVAEALKRLDFRDPHTMALQYSIPTPNCAGVNHADFTIDGHFMIASCEFQGSLVKVDLVNRQVVGYLTVVASGMPQDIRVSPDGKTFYVAEMTTGRVYLVDPNTFSLTGSIVTATGSHGLYFSRDATKLYVSNRGFPSLQGVHPHGPGSVSVIDLRTNQVSATWPVPGGGSPDMGNVTADGRQLWLSGRYDSSVYVFDTASGAVTTIAVGTQPHGLCVWPQPGRYSVGHTGILR
- a CDS encoding phosphate-starvation-inducible PsiE family protein translates to MAATPPARARLDRETPRRLIRFLTSVEDVVYLALALSLVGIAIAGLYNTISDLLSSSGAFAPTITNAVSGILFVVIVLEIFRTLVAHLEGGGFQLLPFLVIGIISAVRHLLLVGARSVNGSTAFNHAQIELGVSAGVALVLAIALVLVQRSGTSSADEGE
- a CDS encoding PDZ domain-containing protein is translated as MVAAVVLVGAGFGIGWVAAPGGGHDHAEQPIGRVFPGGPGGFQGPGNGPLVPGTRSRALLGVQTQVASGGQSGAQIQTVQSGSPAEQAGLKAGDVITAIDGNAVASPEQLAAQVFAHQPGDQITVTYTRSGSSAQATVKLGTRSAPS
- a CDS encoding TIGR03086 family metal-binding protein; translation: MDPIERHGRAVAGFTAVVECVGAERWGRPTPCPEWDARAVVEHVIGFHEFLLLRPLGVRAHRPRHGPEARWLATEAGIRRVLADPERLGDDAEYFDGVRRSPAEVLAALATDTLIHTWDLARAVGAPARLDPELCELSYRELAGSGAPGDRSDLFGPAVAVPSGADIEDRLLGLVGRDPGWRAAPGPNRAAR
- the tig gene encoding trigger factor; protein product: MSPLTTSVEPLEGNKVRLRVEVPAADFERAVDAAFRKLAREVRVPGFRPGKAPRALLEARLGSDVAREQALRDALPEYYAQAVEAEDIDVIAAPEIDITKGEDSGDVGFDAVVEVRPVVELPGSDEVRVEIPSPGVTDEAVDAQVDALRDRFADLEDKGGPLADGDYAQIDIKAYVHDEVIDALSATDYLYEVGSGSVVPKLDEELRGKRVGEILKFNDALPERFGERAGDEVSFQVLVKESKRKVLPEATDEWASEVSEFDTIEALRADARTRLETIAKVRAQLLVRDKVLETVAGLVEVPIPDALVDREAERRLHDLAHRLEHQGATIPEYLAATQQDQGEFVAGVRAGATDAVRADLALRAVVAREHIEATDDELDREVERLAERLEQQPAKVRRDLERRGVLEAIRSDIARGKALQFLVDHATVVDEAGQPVDLTLPDESAADAETPATVGPDAEEHV
- a CDS encoding sugar phosphate isomerase/epimerase yields the protein MSGRDELIASYYTLAGAPVGQPPRFPFEERVAAAAEAGFVGVGLLADDYAAMRAAGTSDAELRRVLDDHGIAVLEVEFHYDWAEDGDRGRQASEREATLLAMADVFAPDHVNVGDLNAPGSGPPAALVTERFGQLCDRAAEHGIRVAFEFLPWSAFPDLRSAWDVVRRAARPNGGVLVDAWHYFRGTPDPQLLRSIPPEHLVGVQLDDADPQPVGPLFEDTMFRRRLPGDGAFDLTGLVRALDETGVDVPYSVEIMSTTEQARPVRDAAARAYRAARSVLSHARSAPR
- a CDS encoding lysylphosphatidylglycerol synthase transmembrane domain-containing protein; this encodes MPVQTTRPQDSPQTVVTRFESSRRRWFGPAAEQPYRRRTTDWIRVVTAAVVLAVLSVHAGSVTRTERTVFQFFNSLPAGLQSLFAVFYRLGALWAVALVGAAALVARRWRLARDLLLSGALAWGLARIVGLVVVEHESLRRSLSAITRLGNTTPSFPNARLALVVAVVAAASPYLTRPSRRVGKVAVLALLLAALYLGVAYPNDLAAGVVLGWAVAALVHLAFGSPGGHPTVAQVAATLAELGVDARGVHLAPHQPEAATLMLAEDDGGPLGVKVLGRDQTDAQLLAKLWRFTVYKDSGPTFFLTRLQQLQYEAYAMLLAREAGVRTPEVLIAGSAGPSTALLVGRPPAGPRLAEADPAAVTDPVLDDLWHQVATLHGARVSHGVLNAEHVALSPDGPAVVDFRSATVTAAPARAAADVAELLTATAGVVGDQRAVDAAVRGIGPDGILLALRFLQPAALSRETRAAARSRKELSERLRRLRQLGAAAIDRSEPELLELHRVSRTNLVLAVGTLVAVGGLLSQIGQPSQLFHAVAHAHWQWLVVAFALSMATNLAYAVALLGTVPTRLPLGPTTELQVAMSFSNLAIPGVGGTAVQIRFLQKQGVDLASAVAAGGVLSQAAAIVTQVALLGLALWLAPNRLNLGNVNAAGLLPILLIVALVLGLAAAVVVGVPQVRRFALPPIERAITTIWDALRSPRRLSMLVGGNVLAAVLYGFCLAACLAAFGHTLSFWSLLAANIVLGTLASLIPIPGGGAAVGSVGLSGALIAFGVPSEVAVAAVLTNQLVVNYLPAVPGWFETTRLVRRGYV
- the clpP gene encoding ATP-dependent Clp endopeptidase proteolytic subunit ClpP; this translates as MSEPTPTGPTAGYAYLVPTVVEQTSRGERAFDLYSRLLKERIIFLGTPIDDAVANLLMAQLIHLESEDPDKDISLYINSPGGEITALMAIYDTMQYIKPAIQTICIGQAASAAAVLLAAGTKGKRYALPHARILIHQPHGGASGQAVDIEIQAKEITRMRELLDQILAHHTGQPVEKVGTDTDRDFIMSAVEAKDYGIVDEILTNRELASVGTPAGVS